A portion of the Calothrix sp. 336/3 genome contains these proteins:
- a CDS encoding glycosyltransferase family 39 protein — translation MKNQRFLDNYHYFTLGAILLLAFLLRWHNLDLKPLWLDEIITALFASGQNYENIPRETVLPIQEIPNLFTWQRGVSCPQIAANLAQYSTHPPLFFCLLYGWLGWWQSLTWVIQLRSLSVLFGVAGVFVIYFVNRLAFSRGSGLMAALLMAVSPFAVYLSQEARHYTLPMLLISLSLWGLIQIQTDIFQAHRHRLGIWIVWSTINAISLYVHYFCLLAVIAEITTILLCLWWHRKQLENLYHSYFYLFASSLITCLSFLPWLFIMWQHSYRAETQWIGAPNLLSPFYNTLLGWVLMVIAFPVENQHLAVTICSTVVVLLTVVAMGIRGKMGYVKLWQQPVKQIFLVTLSSCICCVLLQLFALSYFRGKDITSILRYNFIYYPYFCALLGACLHTQVKSPQDLQKKYPKSSFFANLPIFATPLFRQADITFISFQHPFIFVCLGLISSLFVTNNLVFHKPFYPEQVARNLTQEIAIPLTMVMVYSNEQDIALGLSFALALQQHQPTLTTNNSIFLPQQPDWQTFAHKLKILPFNSSQRLNLWIFAPGRRRREYPPQLLIDTKTSCSIDIQQHYRIGIPYQLYRCATMIK, via the coding sequence ATGAAAAATCAGCGATTTTTAGATAATTACCACTATTTTACTCTAGGGGCTATTCTTTTACTTGCCTTTCTCCTACGTTGGCATAATTTAGATTTAAAACCCCTGTGGCTTGATGAAATTATCACAGCACTGTTTGCCTCTGGTCAAAACTATGAAAATATCCCCAGGGAAACAGTATTACCCATCCAGGAAATACCCAATCTTTTTACTTGGCAACGGGGGGTAAGCTGTCCACAAATTGCTGCTAACCTTGCCCAATATTCTACCCATCCTCCCTTATTCTTCTGTTTATTGTATGGATGGTTAGGTTGGTGGCAATCTTTGACTTGGGTAATCCAACTGCGATCGCTGTCTGTACTGTTTGGTGTGGCTGGAGTTTTCGTCATTTACTTTGTCAATCGTCTTGCCTTTTCCCGTGGCTCTGGATTGATGGCTGCTTTACTCATGGCTGTCTCTCCCTTCGCTGTTTATCTTTCCCAGGAAGCCAGACACTATACCCTACCTATGTTACTAATCTCCCTATCTTTATGGGGGTTAATTCAAATTCAAACCGATATTTTTCAAGCCCATCGTCATCGCTTAGGAATTTGGATAGTCTGGTCAACAATTAACGCCATCAGTCTCTATGTCCACTATTTTTGTCTGTTAGCTGTAATTGCCGAAATTACAACTATATTATTATGCCTCTGGTGGCACAGGAAGCAACTGGAAAATCTATATCACAGCTATTTTTATTTATTTGCCTCTAGCTTAATTACCTGCTTGAGCTTCTTGCCTTGGTTATTTATCATGTGGCAACATTCCTACCGAGCAGAAACTCAATGGATAGGAGCGCCAAATCTGCTTTCTCCTTTTTATAATACCCTCCTAGGATGGGTACTCATGGTGATTGCTTTTCCTGTAGAAAATCAGCATTTAGCAGTAACTATTTGTTCTACTGTTGTGGTGTTATTGACGGTAGTGGCAATGGGAATTCGTGGAAAAATGGGTTATGTCAAACTCTGGCAACAACCAGTTAAACAAATTTTTCTAGTCACCCTTAGCAGTTGTATATGTTGCGTTTTGCTGCAACTTTTTGCCCTGAGCTACTTCCGAGGTAAAGATATTACTTCTATCTTGCGTTATAACTTTATCTATTATCCCTATTTTTGCGCTCTCCTTGGTGCTTGCTTGCATACCCAAGTCAAATCACCTCAGGATTTACAAAAAAAATATCCCAAATCATCATTTTTTGCCAACCTCCCAATTTTCGCAACCCCATTATTCCGTCAAGCTGACATTACTTTTATCTCTTTTCAACATCCATTTATTTTCGTCTGTCTGGGATTAATTAGTAGTCTATTCGTTACTAATAATCTTGTCTTTCATAAACCCTTTTATCCGGAGCAAGTTGCCAGGAATTTAACCCAAGAAATAGCAATACCTCTAACAATGGTTATGGTTTACTCCAATGAGCAAGATATTGCCCTGGGTCTGAGCTTCGCCCTAGCATTACAACAACATCAACCAACTTTGACTACAAATAATTCCATCTTTCTACCCCAACAGCCAGATTGGCAAACCTTTGCCCATAAGTTGAAAATTCTCCCGTTCAACTCTTCCCAACGCCTCAATCTGTGGATATTTGCCCCTGGTCGAAGACGTAGAGAATATCCACCACAATTACTTATAGATACAAAAACTTCTTGCTCTATTGATATTCAGCAACATTATCGCATCGGTATTCCTTACCAACTTTATCGTTGTGCAACCATGATTAAGTAA
- a CDS encoding ATP-dependent helicase, translating into MEVVSPSQSLRETVIANIRNGLRPGQQAMADWYSGPLAVSAVPGAGKSQGMAAAAAIAIARQYENASRRQLVVVTFTRSAAANIKGKIREYLKKLSLPQTGFTVQTLHGLALNIASRYPQLSGLDLENATLITPNQSHRFIRAAVESWIVEHPGIYTRLLEGNQFDGEETERLRRQSVLRTEVLPDLATTVIHEAKSSGMSPEELQRLSRKVADNYGILAISAGLYQQYENLMRSRDFIDYDDMILAALRVLENPSARAREQNQVFAVFEDEAQDSSPLQTKLLEILASNPEADDSSINIVRVGDPNQAINSTFTPADPIYFREFCEQCANQNRLATMDQAGRSSKIIIAAANFGLQYINSLYQKNHPSPVITPFREQLIRTVNPDDPQPNANPPAVGKGVEIHTPSDTHHTIELISQRVVELFADGENNVSAAILVRENRQGRWLVESLRGLCKEHKILLYDVGERDRHSHVPAEILALLQFCDRPHSTDYLKAALEVLVQRQLIPTQDLNAIATLPEEFLYPSPLTPPQNEAVQTAARLCRSLLRARMELPLYQLISFLALALKYDQAELATADKLCERVNQQIAGSASLGNMLTVLSEIVSSERFEPVETDTEERYTKKGQLTVITMHKAKGLDWDYVFIPFLHENLIPGKIWVPPQSQFLGNFTLSEVARAQIRAALHGKAEIPDISQAWEEAKQLKIAEEYRLLYVAMTRAKRLLWISAAQKAPFTWSKPENLQSQPPCPVFPALKKEFG; encoded by the coding sequence ATGGAAGTAGTTTCACCCAGTCAATCCCTCAGAGAAACGGTTATTGCCAACATCCGCAACGGTTTGCGTCCGGGACAGCAAGCGATGGCAGATTGGTACTCTGGTCCTTTGGCAGTATCGGCAGTTCCCGGTGCAGGAAAATCTCAGGGGATGGCAGCAGCAGCAGCGATCGCCATTGCTCGCCAATATGAAAATGCTTCCCGTCGGCAGCTAGTAGTTGTCACCTTCACCCGTTCTGCGGCTGCAAATATCAAAGGCAAAATTCGGGAATACCTCAAAAAATTATCTTTACCGCAAACAGGTTTCACTGTACAAACCTTACACGGTTTAGCCTTAAATATTGCCAGTCGCTATCCCCAACTTTCGGGTTTAGACTTAGAAAACGCCACACTCATTACACCCAATCAAAGCCACAGATTTATTCGTGCTGCTGTAGAAAGCTGGATTGTAGAACATCCTGGAATCTATACACGACTACTGGAAGGAAACCAATTTGATGGAGAGGAAACGGAAAGATTACGCCGTCAATCGGTATTACGTACAGAGGTTTTACCGGATTTAGCAACAACGGTAATTCATGAAGCCAAAAGTTCCGGAATGTCTCCAGAAGAATTACAGCGTTTGAGTCGCAAAGTTGCCGATAACTACGGCATTCTTGCCATTTCTGCGGGTTTATATCAACAGTACGAGAATTTGATGCGAAGTCGTGATTTTATCGATTACGACGATATGATTTTAGCCGCTCTACGAGTCTTAGAAAATCCTAGTGCCCGCGCCAGAGAGCAAAATCAAGTTTTCGCTGTCTTTGAAGACGAAGCTCAAGATTCTAGCCCCCTGCAAACAAAATTACTAGAAATCCTAGCCAGTAACCCAGAAGCAGACGACTCCTCCATCAATATTGTCCGTGTGGGCGATCCTAACCAAGCCATCAATTCCACCTTTACCCCCGCAGATCCCATTTACTTTCGCGAATTTTGTGAACAATGCGCTAACCAAAATCGTCTTGCGACTATGGATCAGGCTGGTAGGAGCAGTAAAATTATTATCGCAGCTGCTAACTTCGGGCTGCAATATATCAACAGCTTGTACCAGAAAAATCACCCCTCCCCAGTTATTACTCCCTTCCGCGAACAATTAATTCGTACCGTCAACCCCGATGATCCCCAACCCAATGCCAACCCCCCAGCAGTGGGTAAAGGTGTAGAAATTCACACGCCCAGCGATACTCATCACACAATTGAATTAATCTCCCAAAGAGTTGTAGAACTCTTCGCCGATGGTGAAAATAATGTCAGTGCAGCCATTCTAGTCCGAGAAAATCGCCAAGGACGGTGGCTAGTAGAATCACTGAGAGGGCTATGTAAAGAGCATAAAATATTACTTTATGATGTTGGAGAACGCGATCGCCATTCCCATGTACCCGCCGAGATTCTTGCCCTCTTACAATTCTGCGATCGCCCCCACTCCACCGACTACCTCAAAGCAGCCCTAGAAGTCCTCGTCCAACGGCAGCTCATCCCCACCCAAGACTTAAACGCGATCGCCACCCTCCCCGAAGAATTCCTGTATCCTAGCCCCCTTACCCCACCCCAGAACGAAGCCGTTCAAACAGCCGCTCGCCTCTGCCGTAGTCTTTTGCGCGCACGCATGGAACTGCCCCTATACCAACTAATTTCCTTCCTTGCCCTTGCCCTAAAATACGACCAAGCCGAACTTGCCACCGCCGATAAACTGTGTGAACGAGTCAACCAGCAAATAGCTGGCAGCGCTTCCCTAGGCAATATGCTGACTGTTCTCAGTGAAATTGTCAGTTCTGAACGCTTTGAGCCTGTAGAAACGGATACCGAAGAACGTTATACAAAAAAAGGGCAACTCACCGTTATTACTATGCATAAAGCCAAGGGGCTAGATTGGGACTACGTATTTATACCGTTTCTGCACGAAAACTTAATACCAGGTAAAATTTGGGTTCCTCCCCAAAGCCAATTCCTGGGAAACTTTACCCTTTCAGAAGTTGCCCGTGCCCAAATTCGGGCTGCTCTCCATGGCAAAGCCGAAATACCCGATATCAGTCAAGCTTGGGAGGAGGCAAAACAGCTGAAAATTGCCGAAGAGTATCGCCTACTCTACGTCGCGATGACAAGAGCAAAACGCCTGTTATGGATATCTGCTGCCCAAAAAGCACCCTTCACCTGGAGTAAACCGGAAAACCTACAATCCCAACCCCCTTGCCCCGTATTTCCGGCTTTAAAAAAGGAATTTGGGTAA
- a CDS encoding M20 family metallopeptidase, whose amino-acid sequence MLSEIKEIASKLAPRLIEIRRHIHSHPELSGEEYQTSAFVAGVLSSSGLHVKEGVGKTGVIGEILGNGQSDRTLAIRTDMDALPIQERTGLEFASRISGVMHACGHDVHTTVGLGTAMVLSEIAPHLAGKVRFLFQPAEEIAQGANWMVADGAMEGVDGILGVHVFPSIPGGSLGIRYGALTAATDDLEIIIIGESGHGARPHEAIDAIWIAAQVISSIQQAISRTQNPLRPVVLSIGQINGGRAPNVIADTVKMRGTVRSLHPESRGKLPSWIEGIVASVCNGYGAKYEINYRQGVPSVQNDSALTQLLQSAAEEAWGGDRVQILPEPSLGAEDFSVYLDYAPGSMFRLGVGLVEKQTNHPLHHPQFEVDESAIITGVVTMAYAAYKYWVMGNE is encoded by the coding sequence ATGCTCAGTGAAATCAAAGAGATAGCAAGTAAATTAGCACCACGTTTAATTGAAATTCGTCGTCATATCCATTCTCACCCAGAATTAAGTGGTGAGGAATATCAAACATCAGCTTTTGTCGCAGGTGTGTTGTCTTCTAGTGGTTTACACGTCAAGGAGGGTGTGGGGAAGACGGGTGTGATTGGGGAAATCTTGGGTAATGGACAGAGCGATCGCACCCTGGCAATTAGAACGGATATGGATGCATTACCAATTCAGGAGCGTACTGGTTTGGAGTTTGCTTCGCGGATTTCGGGAGTTATGCATGCTTGTGGACATGATGTTCACACTACAGTTGGTTTGGGTACGGCAATGGTGTTGTCAGAAATTGCCCCCCATTTGGCGGGAAAGGTACGTTTCCTATTTCAGCCGGCGGAGGAAATTGCCCAGGGTGCTAACTGGATGGTGGCAGATGGAGCAATGGAAGGTGTGGATGGGATATTGGGTGTTCACGTGTTTCCTTCCATTCCTGGGGGTTCCCTGGGTATTCGGTACGGTGCGCTTACAGCTGCCACTGATGATTTAGAGATTATCATTATCGGTGAATCGGGACATGGTGCGCGTCCCCATGAAGCAATTGATGCTATCTGGATTGCAGCACAGGTAATTTCATCTATTCAGCAGGCGATTAGTCGCACCCAAAATCCTTTACGTCCAGTTGTTTTGAGTATTGGGCAAATTAATGGCGGGAGAGCGCCGAATGTCATTGCTGATACTGTGAAAATGCGGGGAACTGTGCGATCGCTACACCCAGAAAGTCGTGGGAAGTTGCCTAGCTGGATTGAGGGAATTGTTGCTAGTGTCTGCAATGGTTATGGGGCAAAGTATGAAATTAACTATCGTCAAGGTGTTCCCAGTGTGCAGAATGATTCCGCGTTGACACAGTTATTACAGTCTGCGGCGGAGGAAGCTTGGGGTGGCGATCGCGTGCAAATTCTCCCGGAACCTTCCCTGGGTGCGGAGGATTTTTCTGTGTATTTAGACTATGCACCGGGTTCAATGTTTCGTTTGGGAGTAGGTTTGGTAGAGAAGCAGACGAATCACCCCCTACACCATCCCCAATTTGAAGTGGATGAGTCAGCGATTATTACTGGGGTGGTAACTATGGCTTATGCTGCGTATAAGTATTGGGTGATGGGGAATGAGTAA
- a CDS encoding sulfurtransferase: MKISGVWLKEHLDNPDVVVVDCRFSLAETQLGKQQYLTNHIPGAYYLDLNLDLSSPITMHGGRHPLPDVNVLTQKFSQMGIDSSKTLVVAYDDSRLAFAARLWWLLRYLGHEKVGVLDGGLSGWLKEGYPVDDRIPPARPGNFIPMVQSQMVVGRDDVVSRKDLTDVVLIDSRESDRYQGIREPIDKIAGHIPGAINYPWQGVTDTEGYLLDNIHQAERWQDVVSAEEIIVYCGSGVTACVNLLSLDLAGIFTGKLYAGSWSDWISY, from the coding sequence ATGAAAATTTCTGGTGTATGGTTAAAAGAGCATTTAGATAATCCAGATGTTGTAGTTGTGGATTGTCGCTTTTCCTTGGCAGAAACACAATTAGGAAAACAACAGTATCTAACGAACCATATTCCTGGAGCATATTATCTGGATTTAAATTTGGATTTGTCTAGTCCTATCACTATGCATGGTGGTAGACACCCTTTGCCGGATGTCAATGTATTGACACAAAAATTTTCACAAATGGGGATTGATTCCTCAAAAACTTTGGTGGTAGCCTACGATGATTCCCGGTTGGCTTTTGCTGCACGTTTATGGTGGTTGTTGCGTTATCTTGGTCATGAAAAAGTCGGGGTGTTGGATGGTGGTTTGAGTGGATGGTTAAAGGAGGGTTATCCAGTGGATGATAGGATTCCCCCAGCACGTCCAGGTAATTTTATTCCTATGGTGCAGTCACAGATGGTGGTGGGTAGGGATGATGTAGTTTCCCGCAAAGATTTGACTGATGTGGTTTTAATTGACTCTAGGGAGAGCGATCGCTATCAGGGAATTCGAGAACCCATTGATAAAATTGCTGGACATATTCCAGGAGCAATCAATTATCCTTGGCAAGGTGTAACTGATACAGAAGGGTATTTGCTTGATAATATACATCAAGCCGAACGTTGGCAAGATGTGGTATCTGCGGAGGAAATTATTGTTTACTGTGGTTCTGGTGTGACTGCTTGCGTTAATTTGCTATCTCTGGATTTGGCGGGAATTTTCACAGGGAAGTTGTACGCGGGGAGTTGGAGCGATTGGATTAGTTATTAG
- a CDS encoding tRNA (5-methylaminomethyl-2-thiouridine)(34)-methyltransferase MnmD — translation MSNLDDFTPQLTADGSFTFFSPDFQEAFHSHHGAKQESFLKFVEPTQLKKQAEKPHLKLLDICYGLGYNTAAALQRIWQTNPDCCVEIIALELNPHVPQSAIKHQLFVDWNYPYLDILTELAFSYQVKAANIKAELLVGDARNTLRQVQQSGFVADAIFLDPFSPPQCPHLWTLEFLKMVAQCLHLEGYLATYSCAAAVRQALLDANLDIGSTPPVGRRSPGTVAAHHPLSHLYPLSLEETEHLLTRAAIPYRDPELQDTANTIIQRRQQEQTNSSLETTSQWRKRWQQNKRVD, via the coding sequence ATGTCCAATTTAGATGATTTTACACCCCAACTGACCGCCGATGGCTCATTTACCTTTTTCTCTCCAGATTTTCAGGAAGCATTTCACAGTCACCATGGAGCTAAACAAGAAAGTTTTCTCAAATTTGTAGAACCAACCCAACTGAAGAAACAGGCAGAAAAACCCCATCTGAAATTATTAGATATTTGCTATGGGTTAGGGTATAATACTGCTGCTGCCTTGCAAAGGATTTGGCAAACTAATCCTGATTGCTGCGTCGAGATTATTGCCCTAGAATTAAATCCCCATGTGCCCCAGTCTGCCATTAAACATCAATTGTTTGTAGATTGGAATTATCCCTATCTTGATATTTTGACTGAGTTAGCTTTTAGCTATCAAGTAAAAGCTGCAAACATCAAGGCAGAATTGCTAGTTGGTGATGCGAGAAATACACTGAGGCAAGTACAGCAATCAGGTTTTGTAGCTGATGCAATTTTTCTTGACCCTTTTTCCCCACCTCAATGTCCTCACCTGTGGACTTTAGAGTTTCTAAAAATGGTAGCTCAGTGCTTACACTTAGAAGGTTACCTTGCCACCTATTCCTGTGCAGCAGCAGTACGTCAAGCACTTTTAGATGCAAATTTAGACATTGGCTCAACTCCACCAGTCGGTAGGCGATCGCCAGGAACCGTTGCTGCTCATCACCCACTTTCTCACCTATATCCCCTATCTCTAGAGGAAACAGAACATTTACTTACCCGTGCTGCTATTCCCTATCGCGATCCTGAACTTCAAGATACTGCGAATACAATTATTCAACGACGGCAGCAAGAACAAACAAACTCTAGCCTAGAAACCACTTCCCAATGGCGTAAGCGCTGGCAACAAAACAAGCGAGTAGACTAA
- a CDS encoding two-component system response regulator, which yields MTQWKSKHTGSTEQIVSGSNPLIKGNCIGVNPALGLKNIDNYALGIPQKELKDLKREVGEASSALRNRPFYSSGDTVTSLPTEGLKVNVIDTDAPKVLVVDDHAASRMTAVALLAMEGYEVVEADSGVVALEMVTDKQPDLILLDVMMPGMDGFEVCQLLKQQEDTRLIPIIFVTALNDRRSRIRGIEAGADDFLSKPFDRVELAARVKSLVRQKRLNEDLDHAEQVLFSIARAIESRDPNTGNHCERLVQLGYAFGEYLHLSRNQIRDLTWGGYLHDIGKVGIPDAVLLKKGTLTPQEWITMRQHVLIGEQICQPLRSMQGVIPIIRHHHERWDGSGYPDGLQGNDIPLLAQIFQIIDIYDALTSERPYKKAFTPEEALAVIEQETQQGWRNPELMQQFADFIRTRIDKS from the coding sequence GTGACTCAATGGAAATCCAAGCATACAGGCTCTACCGAACAAATTGTTAGTGGGTCTAACCCCTTAATTAAAGGGAATTGCATCGGTGTAAATCCTGCCTTGGGATTAAAAAATATAGATAATTATGCCCTAGGGATACCTCAAAAAGAACTAAAGGATTTAAAAAGAGAAGTGGGTGAGGCATCTTCTGCTTTGAGAAACAGACCTTTTTACTCTAGTGGTGATACAGTAACGAGTCTACCAACAGAAGGGTTGAAAGTGAATGTCATAGATACAGATGCGCCGAAGGTGCTAGTGGTAGATGACCATGCAGCTAGTCGGATGACGGCGGTTGCTCTGTTAGCAATGGAAGGTTATGAGGTTGTAGAAGCTGATAGTGGTGTTGTGGCACTAGAAATGGTCACAGACAAGCAACCAGATTTAATCTTGTTAGATGTCATGATGCCGGGAATGGATGGATTTGAGGTCTGTCAATTACTCAAGCAGCAGGAGGATACAAGACTCATACCAATCATTTTTGTCACAGCTTTAAATGATCGGCGATCGCGGATTCGCGGTATAGAAGCTGGAGCAGATGACTTCCTAAGTAAACCCTTCGATCGTGTAGAGTTAGCAGCTAGAGTTAAGTCCTTAGTACGGCAAAAGCGTCTGAATGAAGATTTAGACCATGCGGAACAAGTTTTATTTTCCATTGCTAGAGCTATTGAAAGCCGTGATCCGAATACAGGTAATCATTGTGAACGGTTAGTGCAATTGGGATATGCCTTTGGGGAATATCTTCACCTCAGTCGCAACCAAATTCGAGACTTAACCTGGGGTGGGTATCTTCACGATATAGGTAAAGTTGGTATTCCCGACGCGGTGCTACTCAAAAAAGGTACTCTCACCCCCCAAGAGTGGATTACCATGCGACAACATGTCCTGATCGGTGAGCAAATTTGTCAGCCTTTGCGCAGTATGCAAGGAGTCATCCCGATTATCCGCCACCATCATGAGCGTTGGGATGGTTCCGGCTACCCTGATGGTTTGCAAGGCAATGATATTCCCTTGCTGGCACAAATATTTCAAATCATAGATATTTACGATGCTTTAACCAGCGAAAGACCCTATAAAAAAGCTTTTACTCCGGAAGAAGCATTGGCTGTAATCGAACAAGAAACTCAGCAAGGATGGCGAAACCCTGAATTAATGCAGCAATTTGCCGATTTTATTCGGACTAGAATTGATAAATCCTAA
- the glmU gene encoding bifunctional UDP-N-acetylglucosamine diphosphorylase/glucosamine-1-phosphate N-acetyltransferase GlmU, with protein MVVVAILAAGRGTRMKSNLPKVLHSLGGRSLVERVIESVKPLAPSRQMLIVGYQGEEVKTAMQSLPHLEFVEQTVQLGTGHAIQQLLPHLQGYSGDVLVLNGDVPLLRTETLNNLLQTHQEKQNAATILTAYLPDPQGYGRVFCNGENVVQQIVEEKDCTAAQRQNRRINAGVYCFRWQDLAQVLPLLQANNAQQEYYLTDAVTQVTPVMAVDVADYQEILGINDRLQLATAYEILQQRIKEAWMRAGVTLIDPASITIDETVQLNPDVIIEPQTHLRGNTVIESGCRIGPGSLIENSHISENTTIQFSVVTDSTIKDGSRVGPYAHLRGHAEVGAGCRIGNFVELKNTQLGDRTNVAHLSYLGDTTTGTKVNIGAGTITANYDGVKKHPTKIGDRTKTGSNSVLVAPITLGDDVYVAAGSTVTEDVPDNSLVIARQRQVVKEGWKSKQS; from the coding sequence ATGGTAGTCGTAGCAATTCTAGCGGCAGGACGTGGAACAAGAATGAAGTCAAACCTTCCTAAGGTTCTGCATTCATTAGGTGGGCGATCGCTAGTAGAAAGAGTGATTGAGAGTGTCAAACCCCTGGCACCTTCCCGACAAATGTTAATTGTTGGGTATCAAGGAGAAGAAGTCAAAACTGCTATGCAGTCCCTTCCTCATCTAGAATTTGTCGAACAGACGGTACAGTTAGGTACAGGTCATGCTATCCAGCAATTATTGCCACATTTACAAGGGTATAGTGGAGACGTTTTAGTGCTAAATGGGGATGTACCCCTATTACGTACAGAAACTTTAAATAATTTGCTACAAACTCACCAAGAAAAGCAAAATGCTGCCACAATCCTAACTGCATACCTACCCGACCCCCAAGGCTACGGTCGTGTATTCTGTAATGGTGAGAATGTAGTCCAGCAAATCGTTGAGGAAAAAGACTGTACCGCAGCCCAAAGACAAAATCGTCGCATCAATGCTGGTGTTTATTGTTTCCGATGGCAGGATTTAGCCCAGGTTTTACCACTGTTACAAGCGAATAACGCTCAGCAGGAATATTACCTAACCGATGCTGTCACCCAAGTCACACCTGTAATGGCGGTAGATGTGGCAGATTACCAAGAAATTTTAGGTATTAACGACCGCTTACAACTAGCTACAGCCTACGAAATTCTTCAGCAACGCATCAAAGAAGCTTGGATGAGGGCAGGTGTCACCCTAATTGACCCAGCCAGTATTACCATTGATGAAACTGTGCAATTAAACCCCGATGTGATTATTGAGCCTCAAACCCACCTCCGAGGCAACACAGTCATTGAATCTGGTTGTCGCATTGGTCCGGGGAGTTTAATTGAAAATAGTCACATCAGTGAAAATACGACAATTCAATTTTCTGTGGTGACAGATAGCACTATTAAAGATGGTAGTAGGGTCGGACCCTATGCTCATTTGCGTGGTCATGCAGAAGTCGGTGCGGGGTGTCGTATTGGTAATTTTGTGGAGTTGAAAAACACCCAACTTGGCGATCGCACAAATGTTGCTCACCTTTCCTATCTGGGTGACACGACAACGGGAACTAAAGTCAATATTGGTGCTGGAACAATTACCGCTAACTATGACGGAGTCAAAAAACACCCAACAAAAATTGGCGATCGCACCAAAACAGGTTCTAACAGTGTTCTGGTTGCACCTATCACCCTGGGTGATGATGTCTATGTTGCAGCTGGTTCGACTGTCACCGAAGATGTTCCCGATAACAGTCTGGTAATTGCCCGTCAGCGACAAGTAGTTAAGGAAGGATGGAAAAGCAAGCAATCCTGA
- a CDS encoding isoaspartyl peptidase/L-asparaginase, translated as MVLKMQPKLIIHGGAGSSLQGKGGVAAVREALYTIIEEVYGLLANGSSAKDAVVRGCQLLEDNPRFNAGTGSVLQSDGQIRMSASLMDGATQSFSGVINISRIKNPIDLADFLQTSPDRVLSDYGAAELARELQVPSYNALTDLRLQEWIQERQDNFQRTMAGVIAEPEFAEASSARRGTIGVVALDTEGKIAVGTSTGGKGFERIGRVSDSAMPAGNYATQYAAVSCTGIGEDIIDECLAARVVVRVTDGMSLKDAMQRSFGEAKANKRDFGAIALDRDGTIAWGKTSQVLLAAYHNGEFMGDTLEWGEGELVGHC; from the coding sequence ATGGTGTTAAAAATGCAACCTAAATTAATAATTCATGGTGGTGCCGGTAGCTCCTTGCAGGGAAAAGGTGGTGTTGCGGCAGTAAGAGAAGCTTTGTATACAATTATTGAGGAAGTCTACGGATTGCTCGCCAACGGTAGTAGCGCCAAGGATGCTGTAGTTCGTGGTTGCCAGCTATTGGAAGATAATCCCCGTTTTAATGCGGGTACGGGTTCTGTTTTGCAATCCGATGGGCAAATTCGGATGAGCGCTTCCTTGATGGATGGTGCAACTCAAAGTTTTAGCGGTGTGATTAATATCTCACGCATCAAAAACCCCATTGATTTAGCTGATTTCTTGCAAACATCTCCCGATCGCGTCTTATCTGATTATGGTGCCGCAGAGTTGGCTAGGGAATTACAGGTTCCAAGTTACAATGCTTTGACGGATTTACGTCTCCAGGAATGGATTCAAGAACGGCAGGACAATTTTCAACGGACAATGGCAGGGGTGATTGCAGAACCAGAATTTGCTGAGGCAAGTAGCGCTCGTAGAGGCACCATAGGTGTTGTTGCTTTAGATACGGAAGGCAAGATAGCTGTCGGTACTTCTACGGGTGGAAAGGGATTTGAAAGAATTGGACGTGTCAGTGATTCTGCCATGCCTGCGGGAAATTATGCAACTCAGTATGCAGCAGTTAGCTGTACAGGAATTGGTGAAGATATTATCGATGAGTGTTTGGCTGCACGGGTTGTGGTGCGGGTGACGGATGGGATGTCTTTGAAAGATGCAATGCAGCGTTCCTTTGGGGAAGCGAAAGCGAATAAACGAGATTTCGGGGCGATCGCCTTGGATAGAGATGGAACCATTGCTTGGGGTAAAACTAGCCAGGTGTTACTTGCTGCTTACCACAATGGGGAATTTATGGGAGATACCTTGGAATGGGGTGAGGGGGAATTAGTCGGTCATTGTTGA
- a CDS encoding DUF2256 domain-containing protein, with amino-acid sequence MGRNRSKSDLPTKVCVVCQRPFTWRKKWEDCWDEVKYCSERCRRRRSTVKNETED; translated from the coding sequence ATGGGACGTAACCGTTCAAAATCTGATTTACCAACGAAAGTTTGTGTTGTCTGCCAACGTCCTTTTACCTGGCGAAAAAAATGGGAGGATTGCTGGGATGAGGTGAAATATTGCTCTGAACGTTGCCGTCGGCGACGGTCTACGGTTAAAAATGAAACGGAAGATTAA